From a region of the Natranaerovirga pectinivora genome:
- a CDS encoding cytochrome b5 domain-containing protein, whose product MNNNNNNYNSNNDNNNRNNSNNTNDIDNNDMVAEEGLILTREELANYDGREGRRAYVAVDGIIYDVTDSIRWVGGVHNRLEAGQDLTYEFNRCHPGFFVLRRVPIVGRLIMDDGEVE is encoded by the coding sequence ATGAATAATAACAATAATAATTATAATAGCAACAATGACAATAACAATAGAAATAATAGCAATAATACGAATGACATTGATAACAATGATATGGTAGCTGAAGAGGGATTAATATTAACAAGAGAAGAGTTAGCAAATTATGACGGTAGAGAAGGCCGTAGAGCATATGTGGCTGTAGATGGTATTATATATGATGTTACTGACAGTATCAGATGGGTTGGAGGCGTACATAATAGGTTAGAAGCAGGTCAAGACTTAACCTATGAGTTTAACAGATGCCATCCTGGTTTTTTTGTATTAAGAAGAGTGCCTATAGTTGGACGGTTAATAATGGATGATGGAGAAGTTGAATAA
- a CDS encoding RNA polymerase sigma factor — MNEAILLDDLMDRVSKGDSDALGALYDMTHKDVFGYAYAIVRDKTIAEDIMHDVYIRVFNKAHLYKTQNKAKAWILRVTRNTAFNILKKQKYDNHLQFKGKEECYSNTFDNALIDKLILLELLNKLSLGERQVIILYLLSGITQKEISRITGVPLPTVKWRYKSALSKLNKLVEGEF, encoded by the coding sequence ATGAATGAGGCTATTTTATTAGATGATCTAATGGACCGTGTTTCAAAAGGAGATTCTGATGCACTTGGGGCGTTATATGATATGACACATAAGGATGTATTTGGATATGCTTATGCTATTGTTCGTGATAAAACAATAGCAGAGGATATTATGCATGATGTTTATATTCGTGTGTTTAATAAAGCACATTTATATAAAACTCAAAATAAGGCTAAAGCTTGGATTTTACGAGTAACAAGAAATACAGCCTTTAACATATTAAAAAAACAAAAATACGATAATCACCTTCAATTTAAAGGAAAGGAAGAATGTTATTCTAACACTTTTGACAATGCTCTTATTGATAAATTGATTTTATTGGAATTATTAAATAAGTTATCTCTTGGAGAAAGACAAGTTATTATACTTTATTTGTTATCAGGGATTACCCAAAAAGAAATATCAAGAATAACAGGCGTACCTCTTCCTACTGTAAAGTGGAGATACAAGTCAGCTTTAAGTAAGTTAAATAAATTAGTGGAAGGAGAGTTTTGA
- a CDS encoding DUF2721 domain-containing protein gives MKLELTTPALLFTSISLLISAYTSRFLTLAQLIRQLDALYKSNPSKEIKGQILNLSKRVSLIRYCQIMGGISFFLCTLSTFLLFRDLNKAGEAFFGASLIALMISLLLLIIEVHISMKALTLQINDYKK, from the coding sequence TTGAAGTTAGAACTTACTACACCTGCGTTATTATTTACATCTATCTCTTTATTAATTTCAGCTTATACCAGTAGATTCTTAACATTAGCTCAATTAATACGACAGTTAGATGCTTTGTATAAAAGCAATCCTAGTAAAGAAATTAAAGGACAAATCCTGAATTTAAGCAAAAGGGTCTCACTCATTAGATATTGCCAAATTATGGGGGGAATCAGTTTTTTTTTATGTACACTATCTACTTTTTTACTATTTAGAGATTTAAATAAAGCAGGAGAAGCTTTTTTTGGTGCTAGCTTAATCGCTTTAATGATCTCTCTTTTGTTATTAATTATAGAAGTTCATATATCTATGAAAGCATTAACCTTACAGATTAATGATTATAAAAAATAA
- a CDS encoding metallophosphoesterase family protein produces the protein MERIAIISDIHGNLPALEAVLDDIKEKEISRIICLGDMIGKGPSSLETLDICRDVSDIVIMGNWEKFVSNNPNPGDINWINELGQDRLEYIKNLPESIGFYLSGKYIRLFHAHPHNVFKRVFSNSKLEERLEMFDIPKISRVDNVNCESDIVGYGDIHGAFIDTLIGGKTLFNVGSVGNPCDHITMASYVIIEGNYASKVLGNIGIQLCRVNYNIEKATMDAKDSNIPFKKEYIKELQTAIYCNERKKN, from the coding sequence ATGGAAAGAATAGCAATAATATCAGATATACACGGTAATCTCCCTGCATTAGAAGCGGTCTTAGATGATATAAAAGAAAAAGAAATAAGTAGAATTATATGTTTAGGTGATATGATAGGAAAAGGTCCCAGCTCATTAGAAACATTAGACATTTGTAGAGATGTTAGTGATATTGTAATAATGGGAAACTGGGAAAAATTTGTATCTAATAATCCTAATCCTGGAGATATAAATTGGATTAATGAGTTAGGACAAGATAGATTAGAATACATAAAAAACTTACCAGAATCTATAGGTTTCTATTTAAGTGGTAAATATATTAGATTATTCCATGCACATCCTCACAATGTATTTAAAAGAGTATTTTCTAATTCTAAATTAGAAGAACGTTTAGAAATGTTTGATATTCCTAAAATATCTAGAGTGGATAATGTAAATTGTGAATCAGATATAGTAGGATATGGAGATATACATGGTGCTTTTATTGACACTTTAATAGGTGGTAAAACTTTATTTAATGTAGGAAGTGTTGGCAACCCTTGCGATCATATCACAATGGCATCTTATGTAATCATAGAAGGTAATTATGCTTCCAAAGTTTTAGGCAATATTGGTATTCAATTATGTCGAGTTAATTACAATATAGAAAAAGCAACAATGGATGCCAAAGATTCTAATATACCATTTAAAAAGGAATATATTAAGGAATTACAAACAGCTATATATTGTAATGAAAGAAAAAAGAATTAA
- a CDS encoding dihydroorotase — translation MKLLIKNGIVYESDRFKDNIDIYIENGKITAIGKELQKLDVYKVIDASECYVIPGLVDMHCTIGEPGYEYKETLETASISAARGGFTSITMNPDTSPTIDNKTVVEFILSKAREDSCVNIFPYGSMTKKCEGKELAEIGDMQLSGVCAISDGDKAIQDANVISKIIKYAKMFDMPIITHCEDTSLSFSSGVNEGKMSTYLGLKGALRTAEEIMVARNILLADYYKAHIHITHISTKKSVELIKDAKRNGVNITAETSPHYFMLNEDKVQNYNAFAKVNPPLRTEEDVNAIIQGIKEGIIDVISSDHKPNTIDSKLVEFELASFGMSSLEIAFPLAYTALVSTQIITLEQLIHLMSKKPAEILGLNKGVIKVGADADLIVIKKEEKIINSKGFLSKSKFTPFDGFKLDISIKNTIVDGKDIDLKISE, via the coding sequence ATGAAGCTACTCATTAAAAATGGGATAGTTTATGAAAGTGATAGATTTAAAGATAATATTGATATTTATATAGAAAACGGTAAAATTACAGCAATTGGCAAAGAACTTCAAAAATTAGATGTTTATAAGGTAATTGATGCCAGTGAGTGTTATGTCATTCCAGGTCTTGTAGATATGCACTGTACCATTGGAGAACCAGGATATGAATATAAAGAAACTCTTGAAACGGCTAGTATAAGTGCTGCAAGAGGTGGTTTTACCTCTATTACTATGAATCCTGATACGTCTCCAACAATTGATAACAAAACTGTAGTGGAATTTATTCTATCAAAAGCAAGAGAAGACAGTTGTGTTAATATATTTCCTTATGGTAGTATGACCAAAAAATGTGAAGGAAAAGAATTGGCAGAGATTGGTGATATGCAATTGTCAGGGGTTTGTGCCATCTCAGACGGGGATAAAGCCATTCAAGATGCTAATGTCATAAGTAAAATTATTAAATATGCAAAAATGTTTGATATGCCAATAATTACCCATTGTGAAGACACAAGTCTTTCCTTTTCTAGTGGCGTTAATGAAGGAAAAATGTCAACTTATCTGGGTTTAAAAGGGGCTTTAAGAACAGCAGAAGAAATAATGGTTGCAAGAAACATTTTATTAGCAGACTATTACAAGGCTCATATTCACATAACACATATTTCTACAAAAAAATCTGTAGAATTGATTAAAGATGCAAAAAGAAATGGTGTTAATATTACTGCTGAAACATCCCCTCATTATTTTATGTTAAATGAAGATAAGGTTCAGAATTATAATGCATTTGCTAAAGTAAACCCTCCTTTAAGAACTGAGGAAGATGTTAACGCTATTATACAAGGAATAAAAGAGGGGATCATTGATGTAATCAGTTCGGATCACAAACCTAATACTATTGATTCAAAATTGGTTGAATTTGAGTTGGCTTCTTTTGGAATGTCATCTCTAGAAATTGCTTTTCCACTAGCTTATACGGCTTTGGTTTCTACCCAAATAATAACTTTGGAACAGTTAATTCATCTCATGTCTAAAAAACCTGCAGAAATATTAGGACTTAATAAAGGTGTTATAAAGGTTGGTGCTGATGCAGATTTAATAGTTATAAAAAAAGAAGAAAAAATAATTAATTCAAAAGGATTTTTATCGAAATCAAAGTTCACACCTTTTGACGGTTTTAAATTAGATATATCAATAAAAAATACCATTGTAGATGGCAAAGATATAGATTTGAAAATTAGTGAATAA
- a CDS encoding aspartate carbamoyltransferase catalytic subunit — protein MIFNHRHFLELKSFTSQEIYYILNTAQKMKYLLTSNRKKSPELKGKTVATLFYDESSRSKISYELAAQYLSADLISLTTKRQFSRGESLRDIGRTIDQMGADIIVLRHPLAGGPNHLAKYVSASVINAGDGENENPTQALIDLLSIYEIKKNFEGLKVAIIGDVKHNRVARSNIWALTKLGAEVSVAGPPTLLPYELESFGIKVYHSITEAIIDADVILTLKVQTERQENNLIPSKNEYIKLFKLDSNRLKYAKPDVIVMHPGPINRGIEISSDVIDGKSSLIDRQEINGVAVRMAVFHLLSKSGVNFYEATH, from the coding sequence TTGATTTTCAATCATAGACATTTCTTAGAATTAAAATCATTTACTTCACAAGAAATATATTACATTCTTAATACGGCACAGAAAATGAAATATTTACTTACTTCAAATAGAAAGAAGTCGCCGGAGTTAAAAGGTAAAACTGTAGCAACCCTTTTTTACGATGAAAGTTCCAGGTCTAAAATATCTTATGAATTAGCAGCCCAATACTTAAGTGCGGATCTTATAAGCCTTACAACAAAGCGTCAATTTTCTAGAGGTGAATCTCTTAGAGATATTGGTAGAACCATAGATCAAATGGGAGCAGATATCATTGTATTAAGACATCCATTAGCAGGAGGACCAAATCATCTAGCAAAATATGTTAGTGCTTCAGTAATAAATGCAGGTGATGGAGAAAATGAGAATCCAACCCAAGCATTAATTGATTTGTTATCTATATATGAAATTAAAAAGAATTTCGAAGGGTTAAAAGTTGCTATCATTGGTGATGTAAAACACAATCGAGTTGCAAGAAGTAATATATGGGCACTAACTAAATTAGGGGCAGAAGTATCTGTTGCAGGGCCGCCAACTTTATTGCCCTATGAATTAGAGTCTTTTGGCATTAAAGTATATCACTCTATAACTGAAGCCATTATTGATGCAGATGTTATATTAACTCTTAAAGTACAGACTGAGCGACAAGAAAATAATTTGATTCCATCAAAAAATGAATATATTAAGTTGTTTAAGCTAGATTCTAATCGATTAAAGTATGCTAAACCAGATGTAATTGTTATGCATCCAGGTCCAATTAATCGTGGTATTGAAATAAGTTCAGATGTTATTGATGGAAAAAGCTCTTTGATTGATAGACAAGAAATAAATGGAGTGGCAGTAAGAATGGCAGTATTCCATTTGCTCTCTAAAAGTGGGGTGAATTTTTATGAAGCTACTCATTAA
- a CDS encoding uracil-xanthine permease family protein has protein sequence MENITTGKKVILGFQHVLAMFGATVLVPILTGLDPAIALLAAGIGTLLFHAVTKGMVPVFLGSSFAFIPAIAVTLSNQGLASVKGGLIIAGIIYVIMGGIIKLFGVETVKSFFPPIVTGPIIMVIGLRLSPIAITDAMYERLGDGGVLFRPDFLLVSSIVVLSMIVISIFAKGFFKLVPILISVIIGYIVAYGMGFVNTSAIVEAPWISLLDEAFVSQILTLPSFNWTGIIAIAPIALVVFIEHIGDITTNGAVVGKDFFKNPGIHRTMLGDGIATITAGLLGGPANTTYSENTGVLAVTKVYDPSVIRLAAIFAIFLSFIGKFGAIVRTIPTPVMGGVSIILFGMIASVGVRILINAELDFAHSRNLIISALILVLGIGIADIPLVNDLQISGLAIAALAGVIFNKVLPKEI, from the coding sequence ATGGAAAATATTACAACAGGTAAAAAAGTAATTTTAGGTTTTCAACATGTATTAGCTATGTTTGGAGCAACAGTATTGGTTCCAATTTTAACTGGTTTAGACCCAGCGATTGCCTTACTAGCTGCGGGTATTGGTACATTATTATTTCATGCAGTAACAAAAGGAATGGTACCTGTATTTTTAGGTTCAAGTTTTGCGTTTATTCCAGCAATAGCAGTAACTCTAAGCAATCAAGGATTGGCTAGTGTAAAAGGTGGCCTAATAATAGCGGGTATTATATATGTTATTATGGGTGGTATAATTAAATTATTTGGTGTAGAAACTGTTAAGTCCTTTTTTCCACCAATTGTTACTGGACCAATTATAATGGTTATTGGTTTAAGGTTAAGTCCAATAGCAATTACAGATGCAATGTATGAAAGACTTGGAGATGGTGGCGTTTTATTCAGACCAGATTTTCTCCTAGTATCATCTATAGTTGTTCTATCAATGATAGTAATCTCTATATTCGCAAAAGGTTTCTTTAAATTAGTACCAATTTTAATATCTGTAATAATCGGGTATATAGTAGCTTATGGAATGGGATTTGTTAATACTTCAGCAATTGTTGAGGCGCCTTGGATTTCTTTATTAGATGAAGCATTTGTAAGCCAAATATTAACATTACCAAGTTTCAATTGGACAGGTATTATTGCCATAGCACCAATTGCCTTAGTGGTATTTATTGAACATATTGGTGATATTACAACGAATGGTGCAGTAGTAGGTAAAGATTTCTTTAAAAATCCTGGTATACATAGAACTATGTTAGGGGATGGTATTGCAACGATTACAGCTGGTTTACTTGGTGGTCCTGCCAATACAACTTATAGTGAAAACACAGGTGTATTAGCAGTAACTAAAGTTTATGATCCTTCAGTGATTCGTTTGGCTGCTATCTTTGCTATATTTTTAAGTTTTATAGGCAAGTTTGGAGCAATTGTTAGAACAATACCTACTCCAGTAATGGGTGGCGTTAGTATTATTCTTTTTGGTATGATTGCGAGTGTTGGTGTTAGAATCTTAATCAATGCTGAATTAGACTTTGCACATAGTAGAAATTTAATTATATCAGCTCTTATATTGGTTTTAGGTATTGGTATTGCAGACATTCCACTTGTAAATGACTTACAAATTTCTGGATTAGCAATAGCTGCTTTAGCTGGTGTAATCTTTAATAAAGTTTTACCAAAAGAAATTTAA
- the pyrR gene encoding bifunctional pyr operon transcriptional regulator/uracil phosphoribosyltransferase PyrR: MSKILLDDKAINRALTRIAHEIIEKNKGVEDIVILGIKTRGVPLAKRIVKKIESFESESIPFDVLDITFYRDDLEKKTNQPIVHNDLQVLVENKTVILIDDVIYTGRTLRAAIDAVIDAGRPKKIQFAALIDRGHRELPLRPDYVGKNIPTSNNEIVHVHLSEEDGLDEVVVNEVEL; the protein is encoded by the coding sequence ATGAGTAAAATTTTATTAGACGATAAAGCTATTAACAGAGCTTTGACTCGAATAGCACATGAGATAATCGAAAAAAATAAAGGTGTAGAAGATATTGTTATTTTAGGCATTAAGACTAGAGGGGTTCCCCTTGCTAAAAGAATAGTTAAGAAAATTGAAAGCTTTGAATCAGAAAGTATACCTTTCGATGTATTGGACATTACTTTTTATAGAGATGATCTAGAGAAAAAAACCAATCAGCCGATTGTTCATAATGATCTGCAAGTACTGGTTGAGAATAAAACTGTAATCTTAATTGATGATGTTATATATACAGGTAGAACATTAAGAGCAGCCATTGATGCAGTAATTGATGCTGGTAGACCAAAAAAGATTCAATTTGCAGCATTAATTGACAGAGGGCATAGGGAACTTCCACTTAGACCAGATTATGTGGGTAAGAATATTCCTACATCTAACAATGAGATTGTACATGTTCATTTGTCAGAAGAAGATGGCTTAGATGAAGTAGTTGTTAATGAAGTTGAGTTGTGA
- a CDS encoding RluA family pseudouridine synthase, whose translation MKTYTFFVAEEEEGIRIDKYSQILDLELSRSYLQKLIKDNCVLANGKEIKANYKLNVKDTITVNLPDPEPLDIKAENIPLDIVYEDDAFVIINKPKDMVVHPSAGHTSGTLVNALLYHCRDNLSGINGVLRPGIVHRIDKDTTGVLVVCKSDIAHIKIAEQLKEHSITRKYNAIVYHNMKEDKGIIDAPIGRHPIDRKKMAINSRNGKRAVTHYQVLDPLNHKYNHIECQLETGRTHQIRVHLSSINHPLVGDTVYGPSKDPFNINGQALHARVLGFIHPIKNEYMEFETPLPSYFEELLDKLR comes from the coding sequence ATGAAAACATATACCTTTTTTGTTGCAGAGGAAGAAGAGGGTATTCGAATAGATAAATATTCTCAAATTTTAGATTTAGAATTATCACGTTCATATCTACAAAAATTAATAAAAGACAATTGTGTACTAGCCAATGGTAAAGAAATAAAAGCCAATTATAAACTGAATGTAAAGGATACAATTACTGTGAATTTGCCTGATCCAGAGCCATTAGATATAAAAGCAGAAAATATTCCATTAGACATAGTTTACGAAGATGATGCCTTTGTAATCATTAACAAACCCAAAGATATGGTTGTTCATCCATCTGCTGGTCATACAAGTGGTACTTTAGTTAATGCATTATTATATCATTGTAGAGACAATTTATCTGGTATTAATGGTGTATTAAGGCCTGGTATTGTTCATAGAATAGATAAAGACACAACGGGTGTTTTAGTCGTATGTAAAAGTGATATTGCCCATATAAAAATAGCGGAACAACTAAAAGAGCATTCAATAACTAGAAAATACAATGCCATTGTATATCATAACATGAAAGAAGATAAAGGAATTATTGATGCACCTATAGGAAGGCATCCAATTGACCGAAAAAAAATGGCTATTAATTCTAGGAATGGGAAAAGAGCTGTCACCCATTATCAGGTATTAGATCCTTTAAATCATAAATACAACCATATTGAATGTCAGTTAGAAACAGGTAGAACCCATCAAATACGTGTTCACTTGTCTAGTATTAATCATCCATTAGTGGGAGATACCGTTTATGGGCCATCAAAGGATCCTTTTAATATTAATGGACAAGCGTTACATGCTAGGGTCCTTGGGTTTATACATCCAATTAAAAACGAATATATGGAATTTGAAACACCACTTCCAAGTTATTTTGAGGAATTATTGGATAAATTGAGATGA